One window from the genome of Cryptomeria japonica chromosome 6, Sugi_1.0, whole genome shotgun sequence encodes:
- the LOC131053744 gene encoding protein NRT1/ PTR FAMILY 2.13 — protein MDLSVQVTSPLRLQEELRSKVEGVPLSGKEKFKKGGWKIMPFVIGNESCANLAVISLSANLVVFLTTQFYMNQVAAAKIATIWGGINALAPILGAFIADSYLGRFWTIVLSSVTYILALGIVTIISLLLPTLRGSKIELGLLYVFLVLMIVASSGVKSSSIPFGAEQFDKNDAEERKKQQSFFNWYYFASSASVMLGLTFVVYLQSNVSWSWGFGLATALMAISTGFFLAGTKFYVFVSPEGSALTGFAQVIVASIRKTNLVLPSDPRELYDVPADKDDVEPRLSSTDLFKFLNKSAIRRTEDFKDNGSTPNPWKLCPVQKVEELKSVISVLPIWSAGIVVAIILNGTANTYMIYQAKLMNRKLGPHFEIPAASMGVFALLAISIWLPFYDRVILPCFRRLRNRSQGITLIERIGTGIIFSILTMVVAAMVEVKRRNSRATLSVMWLMPQYVFLGLAEAFYAIGLIEFFYLQFPKNMRSTAVALFWCSMGVGLLLSSVVITVVHNASGGDSHNAWLAQNLNHGRLDYFYWLYAGLGLLNFCYFVVCVRLVRRLIRSDHSDQLQVELTV, from the exons ATGGACTTAAGTGTGCAGGTGACTTCACCATTGAGGTTACAGGAAGAACTGCGTTCAAAAGTTGAGGGTGTACCTTTGTCTGGAAAGGAGAAATTTAAGAAAGGAGGATGGAAAATTATGCCCTTTGTTATAG GAAATGAGAGCTGTGCAAATCTGGCAGTGATCAGCTTATCTGCAAATCTGGTGGTATTCTTGACCACTCAGTTTTACATGAATCAGGTTGCAGCTGCGAAAATTGCTACCATCTGGGGAGGAATCAATGCTTTAGCACCCATATTGGGTGCTTTTATAGCAGATTCATATCTTGGAAGATTTTGGACCATTGTCCTTTCCTCTGTCACATACATACTG GCATTGGGTATTGTGACAATCATATCTCTTCTCCTACCCACATTAAGGGGATCCAAAATAGAACTTGGATTACTCTATGTATTTTTAGTATTAATGATTGTGGCTTCAAGTGGGGTCAAATCATCTTCAATACCCTTCGGTGCAGAGcaatttgacaaaaatgatgcCGAGGAAAGGAAAAAGCAGCAGAGCTTTTTCAATTGGTACTATTTTGCATCTTCTGCGTCTGTCATGTTGGGCCTGACCTTTGTTGTTTATTTACAAAGCAATGTAAGCTGGAGCTGGGGATTTGGTTTGGCCACTGCCTTGATGGCTATCTCCACAGGCTTCTTCCTGGCGGGAACAAAGTTCTATGTTTTTGTCAGTCCAGAGGGCAGTGCCTTGACTGGATTTGCTCAAGTGATTGTTGCATCCATCAGAAAGACAAATCTGGTTTTGCCTTCTGATCCAAGGGAATTGTATGACGTTCCTGCGGACAAAGATGATGTAGAACCAAGGCTCTCTTCAACCGACCTGTTCAA GTTCTTGAACAAGTCAGCCATAAGAAGAACAGAGGATTTCAAGGACAATGGCTCCACACCCAATCCATGGAAGCTCTGCCCAGTTCAGAAAGTGGAAGAACTCAAGTCAGTGATAAGCGTATTACCCATCTGGAGTGCAGGAATAGTGGTGGCCATCATCTTGAATGGCACAGCCAATACTTACATGATATACCAGGCAAAGCTCATGAACAGAAAACTGGGTCCCCATTTTGAAATACCAGCGGCCTCCATGGGCGTCTTTGCCCTTTTGGCCATATCCATATGGCTGCCATTCTATGACAGAGTCATCCTTCCATGTTTTCGCCGCTTGAGAAATAGAAGCCAAGGCATAACCTTGATAGAAAGAATCGGAACAGGAATAATTTTTTCTATACTCACCATGGTGGTGGCGGCTATGGTGGAAGTTAAGCGGAGAAACAGCAGAGCCACTCTGTCTGTAATGTGGCTTATGCCACAGTATGTTTTTCTGGGATTGGCAGAGGCATTTTACGCCATTGGTCTGATCGAGTTCTTTTACTTGCAGTTTCCCAAGAACATGAGAAGTACAGCTGTGGCTCTGTTCTGGTGCAGCATGGGCGTTGGCTTGTTGCTCAGCAGTGTTGTTATTACAGTGGTTCACAATGCCAGTGGAGGTGACAGCCATAATGCTTGGCTGGCCCAAAATCTCAATCATGGCCGCCTCGATTACTTTTACTGGCTTTATGCAGGGCTTGGTCTGCTTAATTTCTGTTATTTTGTGGTCTGTGTAAGGTTGGTCAGACGTTTGATACGAAGCGACCACAGTGATCAGCTTCAAGTAGAACTGACTGTCTGA